TGACAGTATTGAAGGCCCAATCGTTAAGTTAAGGAACGGTGATGTGGTTAAAGTTGAATCAATAGACCAGGCCAGAAAGATTAGAAAAGACGTGGTTGAAATCCTGTTTTTAGGAGATATACTGGTAGCATTCGGTGAATTTTTGAGAAATAACCAGTTTTTACTTCCATCTGCCTGGTGTGAAGAATGGTGGGAGAAAAAAATAGAAAACTCAGCAGAATACATAAAAAAAGGGGATGATTTAAACCGTCTAAAAATCCCTGATTTTTCGACAGCCTTTGAAATATCAAAAAAGTATAATGTACCTTTACATCCAAATTACACATATTTCTATCACGATGTTTCAATTGAAGATTTAAATCAGCTTAGAAATTGGCTTTATAAGTATTACAACCCTTTAGATGCAGATAATGATTTAATATTGGATATAGGTCCTTCAAAGCGGATTCTTGAAATTTTAGGAGTTCCTCATATTGTTGAGGACGATAAAGTTGTAATAAAAAATGATCATGCTTCAGCATTAATTAACACTTTAACCGGGCCTTTGGATGATTCTAAGGGTTTTAACACTTTAGAAGCGTTAAATGAAGTTTCTCCTGTGAAAATAATGGCTAAAGCCCCCACTTATATTGGTGCAAGAGTTGGAAGACCTGAAAAAACAAAAGAAAGAAAAATGAAACCTGCACCTCACGCACTGTTTCCAATAGGCACCAGTGGTGGAAACAGGCGTAATATTGTTGATGCTGCTAAAAAAGGAAATATTTACGTTGAAATTTCAAGGTGTAAATGCAGCGAATGTGGAATAGCATCGTTTCAGGCTAAATGTCCGATTTGTGGAGGAAAGGCTCTTCCAACTGGTGCTTCTAAGAAAAAAATCAATCTGGACAGTTTATTAAAAAAATCATTTGAAAAAGTGGGCATCCGCAAGCTGGATGAAATAAAGGGAGTAATCGGGATGATATCTGAGGAAAAATTCCCTGAACCCTTAGAAAAAGGAATATTGAGAGCTAAAAACGATGTTTTTGCCTTTAAGGATGCCACAATACGACATGATTCCACTGATCTACCTCTCACCCATTTTATACCTGGTGAAATTGGTGTAAGTCCAGATAAATTAGTTGAAATGGGATATAAGTATGATATTTATGGGGAGAAAATTGAAAATGAGGATCAGATAATTGAAATCAAAATCCAGGACATAGTAATCTCCCAAAACTGTGCAGAATATCTTATACGGGTTTCAAGCTTCATAGATGATCTCCTTGAAAATTTTTATCATGAGGAGAGATTTTACAATATAAAAGAAAAAGAAGACCTTGTAGGTCATTTGGTGGTGGGATTAGCTCCACACACGTCTGCGGGGGTTTTGGGAAGAATTGTTGGATTTACAAAGGCATCCGCATGCTACGCACATCCATACTTCCATTCTGCAAAAAGAAGAAACTGTGACAGTGACGAAGATTCGGTAATGTTGCTTTTGGACGCTTTAATTAACTTTTCAAAGATATATCTTCCAAGTTCCAGGGGAGGGAGAATGGATGCACCACTGGTTCTCTCATCAAGGATAGATCCAGAAGAAATTGATGATGAATCCCACAATATCGATTGCCTGTCAACTCTTCCACTGGAGTTTTACGAGAGAACTCTGGAATTTGCCAGGCCTTCTGAGGTGATCGACTTAATAGACAATGTAAAAAAAAGATTGGGCACAGAAGACCAGTATCAGGGATTAATGTTTTCTCATGATACTTCAAGTATTCATTCCGGGCCAAAATCGTGTCTTTATAAAATGCTCCCTACAATGAAGGAAAAGGTAGAAGAACAGGTCAAATTAGCCGGGAAAATAAGGGCTGTTGACCAGAAAGGTGTTGTGGAAGGCGTTCTACAATC
This window of the Methanobacterium sp. genome carries:
- the polC gene encoding DNA polymerase II large subunit; this encodes MEYFEALEEETEKAYIVARCARLKGYDIGLEPEIPLAKDLAERVEGLVGPNGVSKRIKELENKYSREEVAFQIAREIVTTPDIEGQEDSIEVREAKSDQALRTALAILTEGVVAAPLEGIAKVKIKQNFDKSWYLAIYFAGPIRSAGGTAAALAVLIGDYIRLSIDLNVYKPTEREIERYVEEVELYESEVTNLQYSPSPDEVRLAAGNIPVEVTGEPTDKIEVSHRDLERVETNNIRGGALLAMVEGIIQKAPKVMKYAAKLGIDGWKWLEKYSKNSSSLDDDERDKVKVDDKYMRDIIGGRPVLSYPQAKGGFRLRYGRSRNSGLAAMGISPLTMEIVEFLAVGTQMKIERPGKGMCVVPCDSIEGPIVKLRNGDVVKVESIDQARKIRKDVVEILFLGDILVAFGEFLRNNQFLLPSAWCEEWWEKKIENSAEYIKKGDDLNRLKIPDFSTAFEISKKYNVPLHPNYTYFYHDVSIEDLNQLRNWLYKYYNPLDADNDLILDIGPSKRILEILGVPHIVEDDKVVIKNDHASALINTLTGPLDDSKGFNTLEALNEVSPVKIMAKAPTYIGARVGRPEKTKERKMKPAPHALFPIGTSGGNRRNIVDAAKKGNIYVEISRCKCSECGIASFQAKCPICGGKALPTGASKKKINLDSLLKKSFEKVGIRKLDEIKGVIGMISEEKFPEPLEKGILRAKNDVFAFKDATIRHDSTDLPLTHFIPGEIGVSPDKLVEMGYKYDIYGEKIENEDQIIEIKIQDIVISQNCAEYLIRVSSFIDDLLENFYHEERFYNIKEKEDLVGHLVVGLAPHTSAGVLGRIVGFTKASACYAHPYFHSAKRRNCDSDEDSVMLLLDALINFSKIYLPSSRGGRMDAPLVLSSRIDPEEIDDESHNIDCLSTLPLEFYERTLEFARPSEVIDLIDNVKKRLGTEDQYQGLMFSHDTSSIHSGPKSCLYKMLPTMKEKVEEQVKLAGKIRAVDQKGVVEGVLQSHFLPDMAGNSRAFSRQKVRCTRCNKKYRRIPLSGECTCGGNLILSISKGSVVKYLKISKELARKYPIDNYLIQRIELIESSVNSLFESDKSRQSSLDAFL